A genomic region of Sarcophilus harrisii chromosome 6, mSarHar1.11, whole genome shotgun sequence contains the following coding sequences:
- the LOC116420030 gene encoding probable E3 ubiquitin-protein ligase TRIML1 codes for MMNTFRVNVTLDPESASPHLIVSNDLKTVRNVGCLQNVPMTPDRFEDEIILGAQVFTSGVHYWEVDVGNSMKWKVGVCKESVSRNSSVPFFPGDVFLITYIQNEDTCTVISSCSHIPPLAVNPIRIVGIFLEYNQGRISFYDVLKKSFLLSFPTFPFSEPLRPIFHCS; via the exons ATGATGAATACATTCAGAG tGAATGTGACCCTGGATCCTGAaagtgcctctccccatctcatcGTGTCTAATGATCTGAAGACAGTCAGGAATGTAGGATGCCTGCAGAATGTACCTATGACCCCAGACCGATTTGAAGATGAAATCATTTTGGGGGCTCAAGTTTTTACTTCTGGTGTTCACTACTGGGAAGTGGATGTGGGAAACAGTATGAAATGGAAAGTTGGGGTGTGTAAGGAGTCAGTCAGCAGGAATTCTAGTGTCCCATTCTTTCCTGGAGATGTATTTCTGATTACTTATATACAAAATGAGGATACTTGCACTGTGATCAGCAGTTGCTCCCATATACCACCACTGGCAGTGAACCCTATTCGCATAGTTGGGATTTTTCTAGAGTATAATCAAGGCAGGATTTCATTTTATGATGTCCTGAAGAAATCCTTTTTATTGAGTTTTCCAACTTTCCCCTTTTCTGAGCCCCTGAGACCAATATTCCATTGTTCATGA